aatttaaaaaCTCGATAAACCTTAGAGATAGAAGAAAATCTGAGAAAAATATCTTTATcgaattttgtatcaaattttcttaaggcatcattttcatttaaaataaaacatttacattcaaaaactctaaaatataaaatgttatgtttttttattattccataattcatatgaaGTTTTAGATAGCTGAGGTCTTATACGAACtctgttcatgacatagcatgttgtgtttacggcttcggctcaaaagtatttatatatataggctatgtttattaagcatgattattgCCATCTCTTGTAAGTTCGTATTCTCTCTTAACAACTctaatttcttgtagatttcttggagtggagaaattatggtcatacccattcatatcacaaaattttttaaaatcatgattttaaattcaccaccatgatcattatgaataaaaaaatcataaagccttttttattttaaacttatttataaaatttgataaaatatttaaaacaattaTTTTTATATGCTAAGAAGTATGTTCAAGAtacatatctactataatcatcaacaatcacaaaagtgtatttactacctcctatgcTTGTGACATTAataagtccaaataaatccatgtgAATTAGTTGTAAGGGTCCAAAGGTACTTAGTTTTTAGATTTGGAGCTACTCTttctttgttttcctaattggcacacatcataaattttatttttaataaatttaatttttgacattcctcttataagttcttgagTTTCAATTTGTGAGATCAATTTCACACTAACATGCCCTAGTCTTTCAtgtcaaagccatgcatcatcattcaaaataaaaaattaaatttctgtTGGAAAATTTGGgatgacatcatatgtgcagcagaagaacaaaaaataaaattcccaTAATTTCTCGCATAAAAGAAGGttttatcgtcgtgcgaagattggtgcgcaaaaacccatGAAACAAAAAAACCCATACATGTTAAGGGatgtgtgttacctagggagatcgtatatccctaaaatcctacatacctatgggagaggatgaaggaagtcaactgtcctcctctctagtggtgattcataTGACAGGGGTTGCGAAAATGTTCCTTAAATCACTGCACAGATCTCCTCTTCCCAcacaccacacaatcaagaaggggctagtccttcttgctatccacatgccctAAATAGGTGCTGctggttgaggaggagaagaggagaggagtataggaggtggcaaccaaaaggggtctagcctatgatcttttggttccctcctatttatataggtctcctatcaacttaaccataatgaatcttaccctattgggtattggatctccatccaactacccaagcctcttagattaatagatctttacataataatctctcattggctcttattaaatctcatccataagatccaataattcaatggcttattggatatccaataattcaatggcttattggatatccaatatgatagagcctccaacgaatatctcatatctgaatctctactcgtcgcaaaacctatcatatatgtgtgaccctctaggccaaatattgAGTTGACTGTGTATTAtacatatcagaactctttctggcttaatgaattattatctctatataattcactcgactcatcgactacagacgtattaagccactacgtcgtaatccctagacgatataggagaatataatccattggacatgtctatccttaattatcgtgtatctatagccctcatctatctaatatctcaaagattgtATTTCGAGCATAATATTATTAGGCTGATACGATTTctgctcgagtcttgctctaattaaaTTCTCTCACAgaactctttctctatcaattcgaatgaccttggctagggatttgcctaagcaagaacataagagatattcctttcatgacactAAGAATGAATGATCctatatcgatactcaatagccctcgtaaggttcgctgtcactctcgatgatcgattGTGTTATATCTGAAACTTCGaagcctataagtctagtatcaaagagtagagtactcatacaggacatccttggtgtttcaagtctaataCACCATTAGGATTACGGAGTCcctatctgacaatgaggtatcatcaatcattcaTCATTCCGTGAGTAGatcgatcagtgaactcattttccaatgagcacctgaaTTGTATCTCCAGTGTCCCAACATGAGGAACTATAAGACCAATCGCCTCCAtcgtatggataggtatacaagaTACTAgtttatccgattatctcgatgtctctctcgagtatcctacgaccgggattatttaggatctctgtttaaagacgaatcggtatcattatcatgatctcatcacgatctgattttcaTTACACAGAtatatgaacatcacaatatatacaataaataatataaagtaaaaaaaaatactaaataaataataagtaaaaaatagtACATATCATATTGTATATGTCatcgctcacgtgattggcttgcaaagtacctatgactagcaatctcccacttgacttaaagtcaatcacctacgtATCTGATTTGCATtgcaaaaataattattaatagaaatattAAATATGCTCTGTTGCAGTTATAGATGGCAAAGACAAAAATCCCTCAATCATCTATCAACATCTATCTAGTTAAAGtctaataaaagaaatattaaatatgCTCTGTTGCAGCTGTAGATGGCAAAGACAGAAATCCCTCAAAGTTATCATTATCATGATCATCTATCAACATCTACCTAGTTAAAGtctaataaaagaaatatttaacATGCTCTGTCGCAGCTGTAGATGGCAAAGACAGAAATCCATCCTTAACTCGAAACATTACTTTTTAACTGCAAGTGTGCCAGATAAGCAATAAGATTCATGTCAAACCCCCTCATCAAAGACTTTATAGATTTACAAGATAAGCAATAAGCAACTTAATATGTAAAGCCATCTCATGAGTATCTAACCTCCTCTTCATAGTGACCAGACAGGAGATTGATCTTGTTAACTGGCAGTCTTTTTCCACATGCACCTTTTATTGGAAtcaatttcaacagaaaatataagcacctctGTCTGTATCAGCTGGCCTGAAGCCAGATGGAAGCATGGTTCTAGGAATCACAAAACAACATGGAAACAATGCACTAGAAATGGAGTTCTCTTTCTCCAATGACCAGCTCATTATGTTAAGAATAACATGCCTGAAAGCAGCATGCTGAGCTTGGAAAGATGATTGCTACATACGACAAAAGGAACAACAGCGATTTCAGTTGCAGCGAGCAACTTCCTCAATCACTTAACAATGCAGATCTTTATGACAGAAGCAACACCGATTCGGTGGAGTGCAACAACAGAATCACCTGGTTTGCAAAGCTGTCTCTCCACTGCTGACTTGAGTGCGGCATGAAGGATCACCTCTGTTGACTCAGAATCCGTAGCCTTAGCAGAACCTTCTGCAAGTAATGGAATAAGTCCTCTATAAATGAGACTTTGCCTTGCGGGTGATTCATCACTGACAGACCAGTCGAATGAATCTGTGGTCAGCACAGGAACCACAACTGAAAGGATTGGAACTCTTGGTCGATATTTAGCAACCAATTTGGCTGTGGTTCCACCACGAGTCAAGACTACAATCAACTGGGCCTTGGCTTTGTTCGCCGTCTGGACAGCCGAAGATGCAAGACTCTCCAGTGGGCTCATGGGCAGAGGAGTAGACCTTATCATCTCCTTAAAAATGGCCTCATAATCTAAGGAGGACTCAGCCTCGACACATATCCTGGCCATAATCTTCACTGCCAGCTCAGGATAAGTACCAGCTGCACTTTCACCACTGAGCATGACACAATCCGTGCCATCTAGAACAGCATTTGCAACATCCGTAGCTTCAGCACGTGTTGGACGGGGGGACTTGATCATTGATTCAAGCATTTGGGTGGCGGTGACAACAGGCTTTCCGAGAAGGTTGCATTTGTATATCATCATCTTTTGAGCAAGAAATATCTTCTCAACAGGTATCTCCATCCCAAGATCACCTCGAGCAACCATGAAAGAATCTGTCTCCTTCAAGATCTCATCGAAATTGATTACACCTTCCTGgttctcaacctatacatacaaATAACAAGAAGATGAGATTTCGATGGTTCGACAACTCAGCAAATTTTTTGCAATGAAAATTCTAAAGTATAAAAAGAACATCAAACTCAAAATATCTACAAATCATCAGTTTAAGGACCTATGAGAAAAATGCTCAAGGAGCTCTATGCCGAAAGAAACTAAGGTGAACATGTATACacacaaaaaagaaggaaaaagaaaaacatatggCATACTAATTTGTATGGGTTACTTCAGCCAATGCAAACACTGTAACAACAGGCCTTCAGAAGCAAACCAGCCATATAGGATTGGCTCCATGGATCTTATCCCATCTTTATCTACGTGAAAGCATGATGCATATCTTATACCAACAATAAAAAGTGAGCAAGATCCACCCTTTGGAGATTCTGTAATGATAATCCAATATTCAAATGATCAATGCTTTACAAAGTGTTGGAATTATGAAAAAAGATTAATGAAATTATGAAACTCATTTGTTAAAAAATTTAATGGATAGGAAAGAGTCTTTTGACTTATAAATTAGTATGCAGACAATCTGAAAGGTGCAGATCATCTTGAACATTTTGGATAGCCAATTTATAATTCCCTCAtattaatcttgagttattgaatTCACTATGAAATCAATGTCTACTCGGTGATCCATAAAACAATAAGCAGGCAAGAAGCAGACACCCCAGTGGCCTCAAGAAGTCAAAATAACAGCCGATGGGGGCATGATCATTCTGAGTAGAACTAGGTTGTCCTTGAGGCCTTTTTTCTTACTGGGAAATGCATTTGTGCTTCTGAAATATTAATGTTGTTgcagacaaaaaaaaaacacacctTCGACATCAGCTTTATGTGTCTTGCATATGGCCCAAGAAACTGACGAACAGTAACAAGATCCGACCCCTTGCGCACAAATGATACAGCAATCATATCAATATTGTTTGGAACACCCCACCCCATGATGTCTTCCTTATCTTTCTCAGTCAGTGTGGGGAGATCAACCACAACACCTGGAAGATTAACATTTTTCCTCTCACCTAATGTTGCTGTGTTCTGGCAACGGCATCTCACAGTCCCAGCATCTGGGTCGCATGACAGGACAGTCAAGGTTATGGTACCATCAGCACACAAAATAGTATTTCCAGGTTTTACATCTACAGGAAGCTTCTTGTAACTCATAGAAATCATGTTCTCATCGCCCTTGATGCTGTAATCAGTGGTGACTGTAACTTCTTGACCTTCCTTAAGTTTGATTGGTTTTCCATCCTTCAGGAAGCCAGTGCGAATCTCGGGACCCTGTGATGACACAGTAAGAGGCAGGAAAAAAATGAATTTAcatgcagaaaaaaaaaagaaaaacataataatTAAATGAATTTGCATAACATAAATTAAATGAATTTGCATGACAACGTAGATACTTCAGGGGCCTGACAACATAAATGAATTTGCatgcaggaaaaaaaaagaaaaacataataattaaaatctaatataGACTTAAGAATTAGCATGATAGACACACAAATTACTTCTATATCTGAGGATTGTTTCTTCAGGAAATGATGCTGCATACATGGTTTAGGTTCTTGGTGTGGTGTCTACATAAATTTACATATATAAGTAATTACCCACATACATAGATGTTTCCACTTGTTTAAATATTTTGTGAAAGTGGCACCATGATCCAATCTCAGAAGACCAATTTGAACACATGATGGCACCTTGATTCACTCTCAAAACACCAATTTGAACATGATTCCTTCCAGGTGAGCGATTGGCTCTGTTTAGAAGTTGTAGGACCTGGCTTTGTTTCAAAGTTACACCTTGCAACATGCAGGCACGACCAATTTCCTTATGGAAGGATCTagacaatctttaatatatatctaaACTACAAAGTAAAGCATCATCTGAAAAATGAAATAATCAATCGCTGACTAAAATATAGCAACAAGGATGGCGAATGGACACTCCAGCTCTTGATGTTGTTGAAATAGCAGTGGTTGAGTTCTGAAGAGAAGGGGAAAATAATATATTGTTCTTAAAACTATCATATAAAAGCATCAGTGACACCACCAGATAAATTGACAAGCAAAACAGAAAAAACAAAATCCATATAAACAATTAATCAAATCAACTGGCAAAAAGTGTTTAAATTTCAAATAACCTATAAGCTTGTCAATTGTACCGACTTCTTCTTTCGATCTCCATAAATAATGGAGAAGAAATCCATGTTATAAATGTGGAACTAAAAACTTGCCCCTAAACTGTATGGCAACAAGATGAGACCAGTGGATGAAGCTATTAGAGAAATAAATATCAGTATTGATGGAAGGGTTTTGAACAATAATTTGTAAATCTTTTTCACAACCCATTTCTACTTATTAGAATTTTGCTGAATAAGGAATTCGACAAAAGATTCACATGGAAATCCTCTCACGAGTTTAAAAGGTCATTGCATGACCTTAAAGGCATTCAGAAGAAAAGAACTGACAAAGTGGAAAAgaaattttaagaaataaaacTTTGATAGAATTGGCATTCAAAAGTAATTGGTTTCTATTAGCATTCGAgtgaaaagaaaagaatgaaactTCTCTGCAAACAGGTTTAGCCACTGTCACAGCTGTCCATAACAGCACAGTTAATTAGCATAAGTTTGTCTGTTGATGAAGAACTCAAACAGTTGAATACAAGCTTACTACTGTATCTGTTATTGCAGATTAGaggaaaaattatataatttaagcAAGCAGAAAAAATTAAATGAATGCATTTGGTGTCACGGCTCGAACGACAAATCTGTAAATATACTAGCCAATTTCGGATCTTACCTGAGGAACGatatattatatcttttttctcattttcgttgtttttttttttggaggccCAACTGTTAACATTTATGAAATGTAAAAGTGAAATAAAAGTTTCAGCTTATCGAGCAtaatcttaaaacaaaaaaaagaataaaaaacaaaaaacagcGGGAAAAAGGACTGAGACGGAATATGATTGGTGTCGAGCAGTAATTGGTTTAGCAACACGCATATGATGATCTACCAGAAGCTCTTATAATCAAACATTTTCTGCAAAATAGTCCAAAATTTGACTAATAATCAGCTGCAATAAAAATGAATCGGAAGCTAAAGATGGTCAGAGAAAACAAAGGACCTTGGTGTCGAGCATGACGGCGCACAATATCTGGGTGTTCTGCATGGCGATCCTAAGATTGTCGATGGTCTCCTGGTGGTACTCATGGGTTCCATGCGAGAAGTTGAACCTGGCGACGTTCATGCCAGCTCTCAGCAGCTTCTCCAACATCGGCACCGACCTGGATGCCGGCCCCAGCGTGCATACAATCTTCGTCTTCGGCACCCGCCCATCGTTGGGCAGCTCCTTCAAGATCCCATCGATGTCGATGTTCGCCATGGATCCTAGCGACCAAAACAAACCATAATAACCACAAGGAAAGACCTACTTAATAGATCAAAATCATGACGAACCAACAGAAACCGATCGGAAGCAAAGATTCAAGACAGGCGAACAAAAATGAAAAATCACACTGAAAACACATCGATCTAGAGGAAGATGGAGTGTTTCAGACTCAGATGAGAAGGATCGGGATGCATTCTCAGAGATCAAACAGATCGGCGTTCAGATCTTGAGCTGATCGGCGCTCTTCAGAAAAATACCGAGCTCATCACATATCAAAAACGAGAGAAGACTGAGAGTTAGAAATCTGACCTAGTTTTTCGGAATTCTACTCCGGCCTCgcttctcctccccctcctctcgaGTTGAAGGAATTCAGGTCAGCGATGCGCACAGCGTCGGTGACTTGGGAAAGAAGACGCGGCATTAAATATCTCTCGCGAGAAACCGGGTTCACGGGACTGGAGGAGGAATCGCGATTCACCCCTCCCACCATCGAGCTACCACGGTTCGATGCGATGGAATATTCGCCCATGTCGGCCAGCGAGAGCCGTCCGATGAGACTCGTCCCGACATGATGCGGTGATTTGTGTCGTCGATCCCACGTGACTCAGAAACCGACGGACGGCCCACGGTGTGCTTGCGCAGCGGCGAGTCGTCCACCAATGGCAGCGTGCCACCTCATGGTGTTGCGACATCATTGGACCTCTATTATATACACCATGGTAATAAATAGCCAGCAGATTCGTGTCAGTTACCTATGTGGTTTAGATTGCGGAAAACTCTCCCCAAAAGAAAcactatttcttttattttttattacagagctttgttttttttttttgcttgtcaTTTCCCTCTTTTTGTATCAACCCGTTACgtgtaattttttaatataaatatccaAAGGTGACTATGAACGAAGAGTTATTTTTATATGCTATTAGGTATTAGTTCAATTCTTTGATCAATGGAAGActcaatatgattttttttaatgtaaaaataTTGATGAGAAATGCGATCACGCCACATTAAAAAGACAATAAGTCCGTATTGGTTACTAGAGAACGTAGAAAGCGAGCCATCTTATTCTATTATTATACACACCTATAAGGATATTCTAAGCTTCTATTATTGAACATTTTGGTCAAAAGTACCAAAAATGTCCTTCCATCTTTC
This DNA window, taken from Musa acuminata AAA Group cultivar baxijiao chromosome BXJ3-7, Cavendish_Baxijiao_AAA, whole genome shotgun sequence, encodes the following:
- the LOC135643158 gene encoding pyruvate kinase, cytosolic isozyme-like, with amino-acid sequence MANIDIDGILKELPNDGRVPKTKIVCTLGPASRSVPMLEKLLRAGMNVARFNFSHGTHEYHQETIDNLRIAMQNTQILCAVMLDTKGPEIRTGFLKDGKPIKLKEGQEVTVTTDYSIKGDENMISMSYKKLPVDVKPGNTILCADGTITLTVLSCDPDAGTVRCRCQNTATLGERKNVNLPGVVVDLPTLTEKDKEDIMGWGVPNNIDMIAVSFVRKGSDLVTVRQFLGPYARHIKLMSKVENQEGVINFDEILKETDSFMVARGDLGMEIPVEKIFLAQKMMIYKCNLLGKPVVTATQMLESMIKSPRPTRAEATDVANAVLDGTDCVMLSGESAAGTYPELAVKIMARICVEAESSLDYEAIFKEMIRSTPLPMSPLESLASSAVQTANKAKAQLIVVLTRGGTTAKLVAKYRPRVPILSVVVPVLTTDSFDWSVSDESPARQSLIYRGLIPLLAEGSAKATDSESTEVILHAALKSAVERQLCKPGDSVVALHRIGVASVIKICIVK